One Hermetia illucens chromosome 4, iHerIll2.2.curated.20191125, whole genome shotgun sequence DNA segment encodes these proteins:
- the LOC119653826 gene encoding EF-hand calcium-binding domain-containing protein 1-like isoform X3: MTGKQLANLYHIYFNMPDFDFIEEIISYINPTVRNGLSAEGFIKLVEIWAFSNLEQKMKFCFAIYTYRDPRGVITRNRLKKLCRNMIYMESLEDSYDLLNEYVDIVLRKMDVDRDGIISYRDYESIVTRNPRLLEFAGRVMPDITRLYETIGDMKQTSIT, translated from the exons ATGACCGGGAAACAACTAGCGAACTTATACCATATCTATTTCAACATGCcagattttgattttattgaggAAATTATTAGTTATATTAACCCGACTGTAAGGAACGGCCTATCGGCTGAAGGATTTATCAAATTAGTCGAGATCTGGGCGTTCAGCAATTTGGAGCAAAAGATGAAATTTTGCTTTGCG ATTTACACCTATAGAGATCCAAGGGGAGTTATCACCAGGAACAGATTGAAAAAGCTTTGCCGCAATATGATTTATATGGAGTCCTTGGAGGACTCATATGATCTTTTAAACGAGTACGTTGATATTGTTTTAAGGAAAATGGATGTTGACCGTGATGGAATCATCTCCTATAGGGATTATGAAAGTATTGTGACAAGAAACCCAAGGTTACTTGAATTCGCTGGTCGAGTAATGCCAGATATAACAAGATTGTATGAAACTATTGGTGATATGAAACAGACAAGCATAACATAA
- the LOC119653826 gene encoding EF-hand calcium-binding domain-containing protein 1-like isoform X1 produces MKLDLTISETEDKLFRILYSDVRRRILREVNAANMSPSLIECLLILYFKFLVANGHRFKYMTGKQLANLYHIYFNMPDFDFIEEIISYINPTVRNGLSAEGFIKLVEIWAFSNLEQKMKFCFAIYTYRDPRGVITRNRLKKLCRNMIYMESLEDSYDLLNEYVDIVLRKMDVDRDGIISYRDYESIVTRNPRLLEFAGRVMPDITRLYETIGDMKQTSIT; encoded by the exons ATGAAGCTGGATTTAACGATTAGTGAAACGGAAGACAAACTTTTCCGAATATTGTATTCCGACGTAAGAAGGCGTATTCTTCGTGAAGTCAACGCTGCCAATATGTCCCCTTCCCTTATAGAATGCCTTCTGATACTATATTTTAAATTCCTTGTGGCAAATGGGCACCGTTTTAAATATATGACCGGGAAACAACTAGCGAACTTATACCATATCTATTTCAACATGCcagattttgattttattgaggAAATTATTAGTTATATTAACCCGACTGTAAGGAACGGCCTATCGGCTGAAGGATTTATCAAATTAGTCGAGATCTGGGCGTTCAGCAATTTGGAGCAAAAGATGAAATTTTGCTTTGCG ATTTACACCTATAGAGATCCAAGGGGAGTTATCACCAGGAACAGATTGAAAAAGCTTTGCCGCAATATGATTTATATGGAGTCCTTGGAGGACTCATATGATCTTTTAAACGAGTACGTTGATATTGTTTTAAGGAAAATGGATGTTGACCGTGATGGAATCATCTCCTATAGGGATTATGAAAGTATTGTGACAAGAAACCCAAGGTTACTTGAATTCGCTGGTCGAGTAATGCCAGATATAACAAGATTGTATGAAACTATTGGTGATATGAAACAGACAAGCATAACATAA
- the LOC119653826 gene encoding uncharacterized protein LOC119653826 isoform X2: MKLDLTISETEDKLFRILYSDVRRRILREVNAANMSPSLIECLLILYFKFLVANGHRFKYMTGKQLANLYHIYFNMPDFDFIEEIISYINPTVRNGLSAEGFIKLVEIWAFSNLEQKMKFCFAIYTYRDPRGVITRNRLKKLCRNMIYMESLEDSYDLLNEDYESIVTRNPRLLEFAGRVMPDITRLYETIGDMKQTSIT; encoded by the exons ATGAAGCTGGATTTAACGATTAGTGAAACGGAAGACAAACTTTTCCGAATATTGTATTCCGACGTAAGAAGGCGTATTCTTCGTGAAGTCAACGCTGCCAATATGTCCCCTTCCCTTATAGAATGCCTTCTGATACTATATTTTAAATTCCTTGTGGCAAATGGGCACCGTTTTAAATATATGACCGGGAAACAACTAGCGAACTTATACCATATCTATTTCAACATGCcagattttgattttattgaggAAATTATTAGTTATATTAACCCGACTGTAAGGAACGGCCTATCGGCTGAAGGATTTATCAAATTAGTCGAGATCTGGGCGTTCAGCAATTTGGAGCAAAAGATGAAATTTTGCTTTGCG ATTTACACCTATAGAGATCCAAGGGGAGTTATCACCAGGAACAGATTGAAAAAGCTTTGCCGCAATATGATTTATATGGAGTCCTTGGAGGACTCATATGATCTTTTAAACGA GGATTATGAAAGTATTGTGACAAGAAACCCAAGGTTACTTGAATTCGCTGGTCGAGTAATGCCAGATATAACAAGATTGTATGAAACTATTGGTGATATGAAACAGACAAGCATAACATAA